The Mercenaria mercenaria strain notata chromosome 6, MADL_Memer_1, whole genome shotgun sequence genome contains the following window.
TGCAAACATATGACACACtgtaacttttaaatatttcaaaacctgACTGCCAGAAATGATATACATTTAGACTGTAAAAATGCTTTCTTACAAGAGGGCAAGCGGCCCTTGTTAGTTCACCTGAAATTGCTAGCCCTAACATAAAATAGTGCTTCAGACCACgtttgatgaagatacatcaaGCGTATCATGAGCAGAAGTTAGTTATTTATAGctttttttcttctgattttaAACAGCCTTTTAAAGAGGCCATCTGCCTCCTTTTTTAACAAATATGACAGAAGAGAAGACCGTATAATGATGTTACGGACGGTCTCACTAGCGGATCATGAGAAGCagtagtttaaaaatatttgatctcTTAGCTCTTATGGACCTAAAAGAGGCCGAACTTTTGTCCATTTCAACAAATCTTTCAGAGAACCTcaaatgatgccacagaccaaaatTTGAAGATCTATGAAGCGGTTATTGAGAAGAAGTTGTTGaaaggtttttcattattttgccaTAAAAGATTCGAAAGCCcgtatttgaacaaagtttggaAATAATCCTACAATGATGTCACAGACCAAGTTTAAGGAAGATCCATCTGgtggtttttgagaaaaaaaattgtttaaagccTTTTTCTcgctattttattttattcaaacgtCCCCTTAGATAAGCAATGTGACCCCATTCGAAcctcataatgatgctacagacaaagtttgatgaagattcatcttGCGGATCATcggaagaagtcatttaaaagttttattctatctttagctctagcggcctTGAAATGAcgtttcagaccaagtttgatgaagacccattaCTAACCTTTCTAGCTCTATCGGCCCCTAAATTGAGCCAAGTGTTCTCATTTTAACAAGTTTAGACGAGGACCTTatagtgatgctacagaccagttttatgaagatccttcACGAGGGTAACGAATAGATGTTGCCTGAAGTCTTAACTCCAGTTGGCCCTACAAGGAGCAAAGTACCCCGATTCGAATACATTCTGCAGAAGACCTTATAACGCTATAAAccagatccatcaagcggttgtGTAAAGGTCTTTCAGTTTTAACTCTATTGACTAAGGTCCCCTTTAAGGAGCAAAGTGCCCCTATTTGATTATGATAGGGAGAGAACATTGTCAGAATGCTACAGCCAAACTGTAATAACGCTTCATAacgcggttcatgagaagaagtttttaaatgagtcgtgtcatgagaaaaccaacatagtggctttgcgaccagcatggatccagaccagcctgcgcatccgcgcagtctagtcaggatccatgctgttcgccaacggtttctctaatatcataaggctttgaaagcaaacagcatggatcctgaccagactgcgcggattcgcaggctggtctggttttatgttggtcgcaaagccactatgttggttttctcatggcactgctcaaatATGTTTAGCTGTCCCAGTTGAACACATTTCGGAGAGGGCATTATAATGGTGCGATAGACCATGTTGGATGAAGATCTATCGAGGTTGTTTAAAGGCTTTCgtctatttttagctttaacgGTCCCTTCAAATGGGGTCAATTGGAACCTCCTGAATACATTAGATGGGGACTTGTCAGGATACTGCAGACAAAGTTTTGAGTGATTCTGATCAAGATGTTTATATAAATCGAGGACGACGGACCATCCACTTATGCTTATAGCTAATATTGAACAGAAGTATCTGCACAGAAGATActttcaaaacagtgaaaatctGTGTTATatcctggtttatttttttttagaacagCAAAACTCTCCCTTAAAGTAATCATTTCATATTAAATTCTAACAAAATAAAGCTCATTTTAATCTTCTTCGTCTGGCCAGATCTAAAATTTTACTACTGTTTCCTATAAATACCTGTGTTCTACACGGCATTGGAACCTCCGGTCGTAATGAGGAATTGACCCATAGTTCAAATTGCAATAGTTACTGTGAAAAAAGAAGCAGAtgcaacaaataaataaatgaaacaataatgaGAACTGAAACTGATTTAAAATGTTGGTTAGTAAATATGCTTCTGTATCATATGATACATACGGCTTTGCCTTCTTCTCGACAATAATGACgttttatgtttaatgatgtTTATCATTGTTATCAACACAGTATTATGAATAATGTTTGTAGCTAAAATATTCTTTGTCATATTAAGACAGTGAGTAGGTCCTATCTTTTTACCTGTCCGTGCGTTCTTTGTATGAGGCCACGTACAACTAAAAAAGGTCATTAATTTCTATCTATTTAATGTAGACTTACCAAGCGCATTCAATCATCCAGACATACCAGTAATTGAAGCAGTACGAGTAGATAGTACTACCATCTTTGCCATACGTCACGAAAGTCCAGTAGTAATATCCAGGCCTCAACCAAATATATATCTCTGGACAGGTTGATTGATAATACGGACGGATCCTGAAAGAGATTAAAACACGGACTAGGGATGTCTCCTATCCATAACGGCAAACCTACTTATTAATAAAAAAAGCCAGAAGGCAAAACCCAGTCGACAAGTCTTGGAAGTCAGAAAGTTGGATGTTCCGCCATGGTAGCGAAGCACAGGCTATCATTCAGTTGCCAAGGAAGGAGCGTCATAACATTGAGTACTGGTGATTGGGTTTGGGTTATAGCATGTAAGAAACTTATAATCGTGCACAAACAGCATGTAAGAACCTTATAATCGAGCACCGACAGGTGTGTAATAACCTTCTAATCGTACGCTGAGAGGCATGTAAGAACTTTATATTCGTGCAAAGAGAGCATGTAAGAACATTATAATCGTACACAGAGGGACATGCAGAACCTTACAATCGTGCACAGACAGGTACTTATGAACTTGATAATCGTGCACAGACAACATGTAAGAACCTTATAATCGTACACTAATAGGCATGTAAGAACCTTATAATCGTACACTAATAGGCATGTAAGAACCTTATAATCGTGCAAAGACAGGCGTGTAAGAGCCTTATGATCGTGCACAAACAGCATGTAGGAACCATATAATCGTACAAAGACAGCATGTAAGAACCTTATAATTGTACACAGACAGCATGCACGAACCTTATAATCTTTCACAGACAGGCATGTATGAACTTCATAATCGTGCACAGACAACATGTAAGAAGCTTATAATCGTACACTAATAGGCATGTAAGAACCTTATAATCGTGCAAAGACAGACATGTAAGAACCTTATAATAGTACTCAGTGAGGCATGTAAGAACTTTATAATCGCGCAGAGACAGGCATGTAAGAACCTTATAATCGTGCAATGATAGGCATGTGAGAACCTTATTATCATGCAaagacaggcatgtaagatcttTAAATTCGTGCAAAGACAGGCATGTAAGAACCTTATAATCGTGAAAAGACAGGTATGTAAGAATCTTATAATCGCGCAAAGACAGGAATGTAAGAACCTTATAATCGTGCAAAGATAGGCATGTGAGAACCTTATTATCATGCAAAGACAGGTATGTAAGATCTTTAAGATCGTGCGAAGACAGGCATGTAAGAACCTTATAATCGTGGAAAGTCAGGCATGTAAGAATCTTATAATCGCGCAAAGACAGGCATGTAAGAACCTTATAATCATACAAAGACAGGCATGTAAAAACCTTATTATCATACAAAGACAGGCATGTAAGAACCTTATTATCATGCAaagacaggcatgtaagatcttTAAAATCGTGCAAAGACAGGCATGTAAGAACCTTCTAATCATACAAAGACAGGCATGTAAGAACCTTATAATCGTGGAAAGACAGGCATGTAAGAACCTTATAATCGTGCAAAGACAGGCGTGTAAGAACTTTATAATCGTGCAAAGACAGACATGTAAGAACCTTATAATCGTACACGGCTAGGCATGTAAGAACCTTATAATCGTGCAAAGACAGACATGTAAGAACCTTATAATAGTACTCAGTGAGGCATGTAAGAACTTTATAATCGCGCAGAGACAGGCATGTAAGAACCTTATAATCGTGCAATGATAGGCATGTGAGAACCTTATTATCATGCAaagacaggcatgtaagatcttTAAATTCGTACAAAGACAGGCATGTAAGAACCTTATAATCGTGGAAAGACAGGCATGTAAGAATCTTATAATCGCGCAAAGACAGGAATGTAAGAACCTTATAATCGTGCAAAGATAGGCATGTGAGAACCTTATTATCATGCAaagacaggcatgtaagatcttTAAAATCGTGCAAAGACAGGCATGTAAGAACCTTATAATCGTGGAAAGACAGGCATGTAAGAATCTTATAATCGCGCAAAGACAGGCATGTAAGAACCTTATAATCATACAAAGACAGGCATGTAAAAACCTTATTATCATGCAAAGACAGGCATGTAAGAACCTTATTATCATGCAaagacaggcatgtaagatcttTAAAATCGTGCAAAGACAGGCATGTAAGAACCTTCTAATCATACAAAGACAGGCATGTAAGAACCTTATAATCTTGTAAAACCTTATAATCTTGTAAAGACAGGCATGTAAGAACTTTATAATCGTGCAAAGAGAGGCATGTAAAAAGCCTTATAATCGTGCAAAGACAGGCATGTAAGAACCTTAGAATCGCACAAAGACAGGCATGTAAGAACCTTATAATCGTGCAAAGACAGGCATGTAAGAACCTTTTAATCGTAAACAGACAGGCAAGTAGGAACTTTATAATCTTGTAAAGACAGGCATGTAAGAACTTTATAATCGTACACTGACAGACAAGTAAGAACTTTATAATCGTGCACAGACAGGCATGTAAGAACTTTAAAATCGTGCAAAGACAGACATGTGATAACCTTATTATCGTGCAAAGACAGACCTGTAAGAACTTTAAAATCGTGCAAAGACAGGCATGTAAGAACCTTATAATCGTGCAAAGACAGGCATGTAAGAACCTAATAATCGTACACATACAAGCATGTAAGAACTTTATAATCGTGCACAGACAGGcatgtaaaaactttaaaatcgtGCAAAGACAGGCGTGTAAGAACCTTACAATCGTGCAAAGACAGGCATGTAAGAACCTTACAATCGTGCAAAGACAGGCATGTAAGAACTTTATAATCGTACACTGACAGACAAGTAAGAACTTTATAATCGTGCACAGACAGGcatgtaaaaactttaaaatcgtGCAAAGACAGGCATGTAAAAACTTTACAATCGTGCAAAGACAGGCATGTAAGAACCTTACAATCGTGCAAAGACAGGCATGTAAGAACTTTATAATCGTACACTGACAGACAAGTAAGAACTTTATAATCGTGCACAGACAGGCATGTAAGAACTTTAAAATCGTGCAAAGACAGACATGTGATAACCTTATTATCGTGCAAAGACAGGCATGTAAGAACTTTATAATCGTGCACAGACAGGcatgtaaaaactttaaaatcgtGCAAAGACAGGCATGTAAAAACCTTATAATCATGCAAAGACAGGCATGTAAGAACCTCATAATCATACAAAGACAGGCATGTAAGAACCTTATAATCATACAAAGACAGGCATGTAAGAACCTAATAATCGTTCACAGACAGCATGTAAGAACCCTATAATCGTGCATAGACAGGCAAGGAATAACCTCATAATAATCGTACACATATAGGCATGTAACAACCCTATTATCGTACACAGATAGTCATGTAAGAACCTTATAATCGTACACAAACAGTCATGTAACAACCTTATAATGGTACACAGACAGTCATGTAACAACCCTATAATCGTACATAGTCATGTAACAACCCTATAATCATGCACAGATAGTCATGTAACAACCTTATATTCGTACACAGCAAGTCATGTAACAACCCTATAATCGTACACAGATAGTCATGTAACAACCCTATAATCGTACACAGATAGTCATGTAACAACCTTATACTTGTACACAGACAGTCATGTAACAACCTTATAACCGTACACAGACAGTCATGTAACAACCTTATAACCGTACACAGACAGTCATGTAACAACCTTATAATCAACAACCTTATAATCGTACACAGACAGTCATGTAACAACCTTACAACCGTACACAGACAGTCATGTAACAACCTTATAATCGTACACAGACAGTCATGTAACAACCTTATAATCGTACACAGACAGTCATGTAACAACCTTATAACCGTACACAGACAGTCATGTAACAACCTTATAATCGTACACAGACAGTCATGTAACAACCTTATAACCGTACACAGACATTCATGTAACAACCTTATAACCGTATACAGACAGTCATGTAACAACCTTATAATCGTACACAGACAGTCATGTAACAACCTTATAATCGTACACAGACAGTCATGTAACAACCTTATAACCGTACACAGACAGTCATGTAACAACCTTATAATCGTACACAGACATTCATGTAACAACCTTATAATCGTACACAGACATTCATGTAACAACCTTATAATCGTACACAGACAGTCATGTAACAACCTTATAACCGTACACAGACATTCATGTAACAACCTTATAACCGTACACAGACATTCATGTAACAACCTTATAACCGTACACAGACATTCATGTAACAACCTTATAACCGTATACAGACAGTCATGTAACAACCTTATAATCGTACACAGACAGTCATGTAACAACCTTATAATCGTACACAGACAGTCATGTTACAACCTTATAACCGTACACAGACAGTCATGTAACAACCTTATAATCGTACACAGACATTCATGTAACAACCTTATAATCGTACACAGACATTCATGTAACAACCTTATAACCGTATACAGACAGTCATGTAACAACCTTATAACCGTACACAGACAGTCATGTAACAACCTTATAACCGTACACAGACAGTCATGTAACAACCTTATAACCGTACACAGACAGTCATGTAACAACCTTATAACCGTACACAGACAGTCATGTAACAACCTCATAACCGTATACAGACAGTCATGTAACAACCTTATAACCGTATACAGACAGTCATGTAACAACCTTATAACCGTACACAGACAGTCATGTAACAACCTTATAACCGTACACAGACAAGCATGTAACAACCCTATAATGGTACACAGACAACCATGTAACAACCCTACAATCGTATGCAGATAGTCATGTAACTACCCTATAATCGTACACAGACAGTCATGTAAGAAGCGTTTTATCCATTTCGTACCGATCATCGTTCATGCCGGGAATTGTTGTGTATTGATAACATCACTGGGTATAGTCAAGCGGTCACAACAAAGCACAACTACTATGGAAGCCGGAATTGACTTCAAATggcaataaaatctaaaagaagaacCACCGGAAGCAAAGAGCGCAACTAAGTAGATAAAACTAAACACTGTTATGAAAACTACTCACGACTCTGTTTTATGTAATGCACGGCTCTGTATGTAGTCCGAAAAATAGTTATAATGTGCGTATGAGATATTATGCATGTACACGACTTTGTAAAACTTTAATATACCAGCTGCCAAATATATCTATAACTTACTGCTGTGAATGTACTGTTTCAGCCGAACCAGTGACAGATATGCTACTTACTTTCCCTCCGCGACTGTCACCAGTCTTTCCTTTTCGATCATATCTTTTTCATTCTTTAGATTGCTATTTTTATCTAACTGCTCCTGAATTTTCTCCCTGCAATAAGAATCAActtaaaataattgaataaagTTAGGAAAAGTTAAACTTGCACTTGATTAAGGTGCTGTTTATATAAGAGTACTTAGACCAGATGTTCTTGCTGTCATTATCATTGTTAGTGTCGCCACACACACTGATCATCTGGTCTGAACTCACTGTATATATTTCTGCGACTCGCTGCCTTAACTTATATGTATCCCATTTTCTCATTAGAACAATTCTAAATCATTGTTCAGCCTTTACTTGTACCTCATGCTTAACACTGCTCTACGTACCTTCATTGTAGCGCATTTATGAAGGATAattttttcatacatatttcaacatttcagatttatgaaaacaatacaaGAACGTCAGGTTTACAATGACACTTACGCCGTGAGTCCTTTCTGAATTTCTAAACAGTTGTCCCTCCCAAGTTCGCTTTcttcattttgttcaaaatgCGCACTCAGGCAAAGTTTGCTACCATCTGGATTTTGGCGAGTCACAAAGGCATCTTCCTCTCTAAAGCACTCTTCTTCCGCATTGAAACTGACAAACATCATCACAAATGCAGCAATTTGTAGGAAATGTCGGCTGTACTTTTGAACCTGATATGAGACATATATAACTTTTGGAACAGAAAAAGCGAGTATAGTGATTATTTATTAAGATTGAGTATGTAAAGGGATAAGTTTGATCATAAAATATGAACTAATTTGACGCAAGTTGCATCGCAATTATCTTTGTAAAGAATGTTTTAAGGTTTAAAGCTGATAAGCATATTTCGAAAAGGTTGTTGAAGAATCCTTAGAGAAACGAACCAAGAGTCATACACCGACAACTCGCCAAACATTGCACAGTCAGTCACACACCGCACAGCTGTCCACATATCGCACAGCTGGCAAAACACTGCACAGCTAGCCACAAATCGCACTGTGGCAACACATCGAACAGTCGGCCAAAACCACATAGTAGGTCATACAACGCACTGTTTGCCACATACCCCACAGCCGTTCAACACCACAAAGTTGGCCACACATCGCAATGTTGGTCACATATCGAACAGATGACAAAACACCACAAACCTAGCCACACATCCCACTGTTGACAATACACCGAACACACAGTTGGCCACACACCGCTCTGTAATAGCCAAACAACGAGAGACACAAACACACCGTACAGCTAATCACACTTCGCACTGTTAGCTACATACCGAACAGCTGGCCATACACGACACAGATTGCTCTGTAGGTCATACACCAACCTGTCGGCAACACACTGTACAGCTAGCCACACATCGCAATGTTGGTCACACACCAAACAATACCACACAGCAGCTAGCCACACATCGGGCTGTTGTCCACACTTCACACAGCCGGCAACACAACAATCAATTATTCAAACATTGCACTGTGTGGCACACATCGAGTAGTCGGTAACACACTATACAGCTAGCCACACATTGCACTGTTGATGACACATCAAACACCACCACACATCTACCCACACATCGCACTTTTGTCCACACTTTGCATAGCCGGCAAAACACCACGATGTTGACCGAACATTGCACTGTTGGCAACACACCGAACAGTTGACAACACACAGTCTAGCTAGCCACATATCGCACGGTTGTCCGCACTTCACACAGCCGGCAACACACCACACAGTTGGCCACGTGTCGTATTGTTGGTCACCAATCGCACAGCCGTACAAAGACTACTCAGTTTGCCACTCGCTGCAATGTCGGACATACACCGAATTGCCGGCAACACACCGCACTTTTGGCCACGCACCGAACAGCCGGCCAAAACTACAAAGTTGGCCACACATCGCACTGTTTGCCACATACCGAACAGCCGGCGAAACATCATACAGTTGGCCACACATTGCACTGTTAGCCACACCACACAGTCGGCCAAACACCACATCGTTGGTCACAAAACGAACAGCCGGCTAAAACCACACATCTTGCAATACTTCGCACCCTTAGCCACACAACGCACAACTGGTCAAACACCATGCAGTTGGTATAATTTATTATATCGCACTATTGGCTACACACCGAACATTCTACCAAACACCACAGAGTTGGCCATACGTCGCATTGTAGATCACACATGGAACAGTCGGTCAAACACCCCACAGTTGGTGCACATCGCACTGTTGGCCACACACTGAACAGCCAGCCAAACACACACAGTTGGCCACACACCGCACTATTGGTCACACACCGAGAAGCCGGTCAAAAACTACACAACTGGCTACACATCGCACTATTAGCCACACACTGTATAGCCGGCAAAACAACACACAGTTGGCCTAACACCGCACTGTTGGTCACACAGCGTGCTGCCGATCAAACACTACACAATTGGCTACACATCGCACTCTTAGCCAGACACTGTATAGCCGGCAAAACAACACACAGTTGGCCACACACCGCCCCGTTGGCCACACACCGAACAGCCGGCAACACACCGCAGAGTTGGCCACACACCACCCATTTTATACTGGTTTTATTAatgttgtaaataaaaactgttgatGGAAATTTGAAGCATCTTAATTTGGTTGTGACCGGCTATGCCGACATCGCTTGTCATAATTCTCATTTCTGATACACAAGAAAACCATACGCGTTGcattttatacaattattgcaAGTTATTTTGAATCTGGTAAGCCATCATCTTGTATAATTCTTAAGATAAATATTTACGAATCCTATTCATTTTTGACATACAATCTCCCCGTTTTGggtcattttgaaaaaagaaaacattttgaggAACATCCTTGatgattaaagatattttcaaaagTCTTACTGATGAAAGATATCCTGAAAACTccatgatattttcaaaattctaaaagaTCCATTCTCAATGAAAAAGGATGTTTTCAAAACGATAAAAGTTGAAAAGGCCTCTACCGCTTTTTGACACTTGCGGAATGATATTTAAAAGTGCTGCCCAGTGTAAAAGAAAGTATCGTAAATTTCTATAAcagaattgagccgtgccatgggaaaaccaacatagtggctttgcgaccagcatggatccagaccagcctgcgcatccgcgcagtctggccaggatccatgctgttcgctttcaaagcccattggaatcagagaaactgttagcgaacagcatggatcctgaccagactgcgcggatgcgcagactggtctggatccatgctggtcgcaaagccgctatgttggttttctcatggcgcggctcaattgatGAACTTTGCTACATTAATCTGCTCACCAT
Protein-coding sequences here:
- the LOC123549989 gene encoding uncharacterized protein LOC123549989, which encodes MKMAKVQKYSRHFLQIAAFVMMFVSFNAEEECFREEDAFVTRQNPDGSKLCLSAHFEQNEESELGRDNCLEIQKGLTAEKIQEQLDKNSNLKNEKDMIEKERLVTVAEGKIRPYYQSTCPEIYIWLRPGYYYWTFVTYGKDGSTIYSYCFNYWYVWMIECACNYCNLNYGSIPHYDRRFQCRVEHRYVWIPMVCYVVEVKDKKIIKKSWTKLEWRRVLLSRDCCCKRFYYYSHYAFSRCPAT